From the Ralstonia wenshanensis genome, the window AAACATCGACCGGGGCTTCCTGGATTCGGACGGCGCGCCCCTGCTGTGGAACACGCTGTTCCTGCTGTTCTGCGCGGGGCTGGGCGCGTCGTTTGCCACGCTGTTTCAGGCGCATCGCTATGTGGCCGCTTCTACGTACGATCCGAAGTACGACGCCTCCTACGGCGCGCGGTTGATCCTCGGCGTGATAGCCGGGCTGATCCTGGTCGAGATGCTGCCGGCGCAATTGTTCGACCACGGCAGCATGCACAATTTCGGCAAACCGGCACTGGCGATGCTGGGTGGTTTCTCTGCCACCGCTGTGCACCGGCTGCTGCAGCGGCTGGTGGATGCGCTCGAAACACTCGTACGCGGTGACCGCTCGGCAGATGCCGACGCAGCCATGCAGACCTACCGCGCGCGTGCCGCCGGCGAGCGCACGCAATGGCAGAGCGAACTCGCCGCCAACCTGATCGATCTGCAGCAGTCGTTCGACAGCAATGCCTCTCCCGAGGCAATGCGCCAACGCCTGGCCGACTTCACGCGCGCCATGCTGGCCGCCACCGATGCACCCGCCTCTGCGCCTCCCTCTGCCTCCAACCGGCCATCCAAGGAGTGACCTCATGCTGTTCCTCTACAACATCCCCGCATGGGCGATGGGCGCTGTCATCGTCTTTGCCACGCTGTTCGTGGCATTGGGCGGCTACGCGCTGTTCCGCCGCGCGTTTCCCGTCACGCTCGACGCCGAACAGCGCAACATGACCATCGCCATGATGACCGCCGTCACCACCATCAACTCGTTGCTGGTCGCCTTCTCGGCCATCTCGGTATGGGGAGCGTATCAGGCCGCCGCCGATATCGTGGCCGCCGAAGCCGCATGCGCGACGGAACTCGCACGCGACCTGTCGGCGTTCTCACACCCGAGCGCTACAAACGCGCGGAGCGAACTGATCGCCTATCTGCAGCACGTCGTCCGTGACGAATGGCCGAGCATGCAGCAACAATCACGTCCTGATGCGGACACGGAGGCTGCGTTCAACAGCATGTTTGCCACGGCCAACCGCATCACACCCCGCGACGACCGCGAGCGGGTGCTGCTGATTGAAGTGCTCGCCCGCGTCAACGAGATGGTGAAGTACCGGGAGAAACGCCTGCAGAACCTGGAAGCCGCCATGCCCGGCACGCTCTGGGGCGTGATGCTGATCGCCAGCGGCCTGTCGTTGTTGCTGCTCTATGCGCTGCCGGCCACACGCTTTCATATGGCGCTGGTGGCGGTGTGGGCGACCACGCTGGGCCTGGCGTTCTTCTTTGTGCTGGCCGTGGACCGGCCCTTTGCAGGCGAAGTCAGCGTCAGTGCGGCGCCGCTGGAGCGGGCCATCCAAACGTTATCGAACGACAGACCGCAGACGCACCCCTCACACGACTGAGCCCGCGCCGCCTCGCCG encodes:
- a CDS encoding bestrophin-like domain, encoding MLFLYNIPAWAMGAVIVFATLFVALGGYALFRRAFPVTLDAEQRNMTIAMMTAVTTINSLLVAFSAISVWGAYQAAADIVAAEAACATELARDLSAFSHPSATNARSELIAYLQHVVRDEWPSMQQQSRPDADTEAAFNSMFATANRITPRDDRERVLLIEVLARVNEMVKYREKRLQNLEAAMPGTLWGVMLIASGLSLLLLYALPATRFHMALVAVWATTLGLAFFFVLAVDRPFAGEVSVSAAPLERAIQTLSNDRPQTHPSHD